CGCACCGGCTGGCGCCGGGGACCACGGTCCACATCCCCTCCAACGCGGCGCACGTGACGGTGAACACCGGCGAGAGCCCCTTGCGGATCCTCTACATGTTCCCCGGCGCGTCGTTCTCGCAGGTCGACTACGTGATCGACGCGGCGCCCGCCGCGGCCTGAACGCGAGGGGCGTGCGGGTGAGGCGGTGTCAGCCGGCGGTCGCGGCGGTGCCCCGGTGCTGCATCCAGCGCCAGGCGGTGGTGATCAGCGTGTCGGGGTCGGAGTGGCGCGGGCGCCAGTCCAGCAGGCGCGCCGCGGCGGCCGGCTCGGCCACCAAGAGCGGCGGATCGCCGACGCGGCGCGGCCGGATCTCGCGCCGCACCGGAAGGCCGGTGACGCGCTCGGCGTGGGCGAGGATCTCCAGGACCGACGAGCCGCGCCCGGTGCCGAGGTTGATCGCGCGGAAGCCGGCGAGCCGGCCCGCCAGCAGCCGCTCGATCGCCGCGACATGGGCGCTGGCGAGGTCCACCACGTGCACGAAGTCGCGCACGCACGAGCCGTCGGGGGTCGCATAGTCGGTGCCGTTGACGCCGATCACCCGCTCCGGCCGCCCCGCCGCCATCAGGACGAGGGGGACGAGGTGCGTCTCGGGGTCGTGGTCTTCGCCGATCTCGGCCTCGAAGCTCGCCCCCGCGGCGTTGAAGTAGCGCAGCGCGACGGCGTCGAGGCCGTAGGCGGCGGCCGCGTCGGCGAGCATCGTCTCGACCATCAGCTTGGTGCGGCCGTAGGTGTTCACCGGCAGGCAGGGCGTCGTCTCGTCGATCGGCAGCCGCTCGGGATCGCCGTAGACCGAGCAGGTCGAGGAGAGGACGAAGGCCTTCACCCCGTGCGCCAGCGCCCGGCGCACCAGGGTCAGCGAGTTCGCGACGTTGACGTCGTAGAAGAGCAGCGGGTCGGCGACCGAGTGCGCCACCTCCGACAGGGCCGCGAAGTGGACGACCGCGGCCGGCTGCCAGCGCGCGAAGACGGCGTCGAGCCGCGCCGCGTCGGCGAGGTCCCCCTCCTCGAACGGGCCCCACCGGACGGCCGCGCGGTGGCCCTTGAGGAGATTGTCGTAGACGACCGGGGTATGGCCGGCGCCGGCCAGCGCCTTGGCGGTGTGCGCGCCGATATAGCCGGCACCGCCGGTGACGAGGATGGTCGCCATGAAAACCTCGAGTGGGGGCGCTCAAGTGGGGGGCGGGGGGCGGAGTCCGGCTCTCAAAGTTCCGTGACGACGATCTTGTGCAGGCCCACCGCCAGCGTGCGCGCGTCGCCCTGCGGGGTGAGGTCGACCTTGGCGCCGATCGAGAGCTTCACGTCGCTGTAGGCCGCGCCCGCCGGGCCGCCGACGGCGTCGAAGGTCGCGCTCTTCACGATCATCCCGTCGACCCGCTTGGTCTCGTCGTAGCTCGCCGGGGTGCGCCCGTCGCAGCTCACCTGGAAGGCGTTCAAGGTCTTCTCGTTGATGGAGATGGCGATGTAGACGTCCACCCGGCGGGGGCGGCGGCGGGTGATGGGCAGCGTCAGCACCGCGGTGTCGTCGCGGCCCATCCAGTGGTAGTTGAGCCCGTCGCCGCGCACCTCGTTGGCGTAGAAGGCCGGATGCTCGAAGGCGGC
This genomic window from Acuticoccus sp. I52.16.1 contains:
- the galE gene encoding UDP-glucose 4-epimerase GalE, producing the protein MATILVTGGAGYIGAHTAKALAGAGHTPVVYDNLLKGHRAAVRWGPFEEGDLADAARLDAVFARWQPAAVVHFAALSEVAHSVADPLLFYDVNVANSLTLVRRALAHGVKAFVLSSTCSVYGDPERLPIDETTPCLPVNTYGRTKLMVETMLADAAAAYGLDAVALRYFNAAGASFEAEIGEDHDPETHLVPLVLMAAGRPERVIGVNGTDYATPDGSCVRDFVHVVDLASAHVAAIERLLAGRLAGFRAINLGTGRGSSVLEILAHAERVTGLPVRREIRPRRVGDPPLLVAEPAAAARLLDWRPRHSDPDTLITTAWRWMQHRGTAATAG